One window of the Natronomonas marina genome contains the following:
- the purN gene encoding phosphoribosylglycinamide formyltransferase, whose amino-acid sequence MKIAGMASNRGRNLLHLADTEPGGVEFAVVLTNEEGAPVLSGAAERGIPTEVVEKDDEEPRERHERRILQRLEGYDVDLVCLDGYMRILTEEFLDDAPTTLNVHPSLLPSFPGMDAHEQVLEAGVSVTGCTVHVVDETVDGGPIVTQEPVPVYEGDDTDDLKERVLHEAEFSAYPRAVRWFTEDRVTVADGEVSVEGDDGGQFPARRLGSDDRDRALRYGENPHQEAAVYADGSADEASVVGADQLNEGAKALSYNNYNDADGALNLIREFDDPAAAVIKHTNPAGCAVADSLSAAYDDALSTDPMSAFGGIVALNRTCDAATAEAVTDSFKEVVVAPGYSDAALDVLRESDNLRVLDVGELDGPAASPVESDLVGGRLVQERDRQSLTADDLEVVTDREPTDAQLETMLFAWRTIKHVKSNAILFATGTETVGVGMGQVSRVDAVRLAAMKADEHAEGKDADGAVMASDAFFPFPDGIEEAADAGIEAVVQPGGSVNDEDVIEAADDHDMAMAFTGQRAFKH is encoded by the coding sequence ATGAAAATAGCCGGAATGGCCTCGAACCGCGGCCGGAACCTGTTGCATCTGGCCGACACGGAACCGGGCGGTGTCGAGTTCGCCGTCGTGCTCACGAACGAGGAGGGCGCCCCGGTGCTCTCGGGTGCCGCCGAGCGGGGAATTCCGACCGAAGTCGTCGAGAAGGACGACGAGGAGCCGCGGGAGCGACACGAGCGCCGCATCCTCCAGCGACTCGAGGGGTACGACGTCGACCTGGTCTGTCTGGACGGCTACATGCGCATCCTCACCGAGGAGTTCCTCGACGACGCCCCGACGACGCTGAACGTCCACCCGTCGCTCCTGCCGTCGTTCCCCGGGATGGACGCCCACGAGCAGGTGCTGGAGGCCGGCGTCTCGGTGACCGGCTGTACCGTCCACGTCGTCGACGAGACGGTCGACGGCGGTCCCATCGTCACCCAGGAACCCGTTCCGGTCTACGAGGGCGACGACACGGACGACCTCAAGGAGCGGGTCCTCCACGAGGCGGAGTTCAGCGCCTACCCGCGTGCAGTGCGGTGGTTCACCGAGGACCGCGTGACCGTCGCCGACGGCGAGGTGTCCGTCGAGGGCGACGACGGCGGGCAGTTCCCCGCCCGGCGTCTCGGGAGCGACGACCGCGACCGGGCGCTGCGCTACGGCGAGAACCCCCACCAGGAGGCCGCCGTCTACGCCGACGGCTCGGCCGACGAGGCCAGCGTCGTCGGCGCCGACCAGTTGAACGAGGGCGCCAAGGCGCTGTCGTACAACAACTACAACGACGCCGACGGCGCGTTGAACCTCATCCGGGAGTTCGACGACCCCGCCGCGGCGGTCATCAAGCACACCAACCCCGCCGGCTGTGCGGTCGCCGACTCGCTTTCGGCGGCCTACGACGACGCGCTGTCGACGGACCCGATGAGCGCCTTCGGCGGCATCGTCGCGCTGAACCGCACCTGTGACGCCGCCACCGCCGAGGCCGTCACCGACTCCTTCAAGGAGGTCGTCGTCGCGCCCGGCTACTCCGACGCCGCCCTCGACGTCCTCCGGGAGTCGGACAACCTCCGCGTGCTCGACGTGGGCGAACTGGACGGCCCCGCCGCGTCGCCCGTCGAATCGGATCTCGTCGGCGGCCGACTGGTCCAGGAGCGGGACCGACAGTCGTTGACCGCCGACGACCTCGAGGTCGTCACCGACCGCGAACCCACCGATGCCCAACTGGAGACCATGCTGTTCGCCTGGCGGACCATCAAGCACGTCAAGTCCAACGCCATCCTCTTCGCTACGGGCACCGAGACCGTCGGCGTCGGGATGGGGCAGGTCTCCCGCGTCGACGCCGTCCGCCTCGCCGCGATGAAGGCCGACGAGCACGCCGAGGGAAAGGACGCCGACGGCGCCGTGATGGCCTCGGACGCCTTCTTCCCGTTCCCGGACGGCATCGAGGAGGCCGCCGACGCCGGCATCGAGGCCGTCGTCCAGCCCGGCGGCTCCGTCAACGACGAGGACGTCATCGAGGCCGCCGACGACCACGACATGGCGATGGCGTTCACCGGTCAGCGGGCGTTCAAGCACTAG
- the purB gene encoding adenylosuccinate lyase, with product MTDRGPLEAVSPLDGRYARYTEPLVEYASEAALMRARVRVEVEYLLALADLEATPLALDDDARADLRALYEAFDADDADVIKRLETEGYGDYEATNHDVKAVEYFVRMALPDEETQGPWVHFGLTSEDVNNLAHRLLVKPAVETVLVPAIREVRDDLADAAREHRDLPMLARTHGQPATPTTYGKELAVYASRLGRALGRLEAASADLSGKLAGASGTYAAHHAAYPDVDWRAFAESFVASLGLEHEPLTTQVNPCDDLAAVFDALRGVNNVLRDLDLDVWLYVSDRYLGQETVDGETGSSTMPHKVNPIDFENSEGNLTKANSDLNFLADYVTTSRLQRDLSDSTVKRNIGAALAHCLIGYRKTAAGLEKVTPNEGVMREDLANNPEVIGEAVQTVLRREGDTEAYERIKELTRGRRATLEEFRELFEDLDVEESVRAELRALTPADYTGLGAELVDELD from the coding sequence ATGACCGACCGGGGCCCACTGGAGGCCGTCTCGCCGCTGGACGGCCGGTACGCCCGTTACACGGAACCGCTCGTGGAGTACGCCAGCGAGGCGGCGCTGATGCGCGCCCGCGTCCGCGTCGAGGTCGAGTACCTGCTCGCGCTGGCCGACCTCGAGGCGACGCCGCTCGCGCTGGACGACGACGCCCGCGCCGACCTGCGGGCGCTGTACGAGGCGTTCGACGCCGACGACGCCGACGTGATAAAGCGCCTGGAGACGGAGGGGTACGGCGACTACGAGGCGACCAACCACGACGTCAAGGCCGTCGAGTACTTCGTCCGGATGGCGCTGCCCGACGAGGAGACGCAGGGGCCGTGGGTCCACTTCGGACTGACCAGCGAGGACGTCAACAACCTCGCCCACCGCCTGCTCGTGAAGCCGGCCGTCGAGACGGTGCTGGTCCCCGCGATCCGGGAGGTGCGGGACGACCTCGCGGACGCCGCCCGAGAGCACCGCGACCTGCCGATGTTGGCCCGCACCCACGGCCAGCCGGCGACGCCGACCACCTACGGGAAGGAACTGGCCGTCTACGCCTCGCGGCTGGGGCGGGCGCTCGGCCGGCTGGAGGCCGCGAGTGCCGACCTCTCGGGCAAACTGGCCGGCGCCTCCGGCACCTACGCGGCCCACCACGCCGCCTACCCCGACGTCGACTGGCGGGCCTTCGCCGAATCGTTCGTCGCGTCGCTCGGCCTCGAACACGAACCGCTGACGACGCAGGTCAACCCCTGTGACGACCTTGCGGCCGTCTTCGACGCGCTGCGCGGCGTCAACAACGTCCTCCGCGACCTCGACCTCGACGTGTGGCTCTACGTCTCGGACCGCTACCTCGGCCAGGAGACCGTCGACGGCGAGACGGGGTCGTCAACGATGCCGCACAAGGTCAACCCCATCGACTTCGAGAACAGCGAGGGCAACCTGACGAAGGCCAACTCGGATCTGAACTTCCTGGCCGACTACGTCACCACCTCGCGGCTCCAGCGGGACCTCTCGGACTCGACGGTCAAGCGTAACATCGGCGCGGCGCTCGCTCACTGTCTCATCGGCTACCGCAAGACCGCCGCCGGCCTCGAGAAGGTGACGCCCAACGAGGGCGTCATGCGGGAGGACCTGGCGAACAACCCCGAGGTCATCGGCGAGGCCGTCCAGACGGTCCTCCGGCGGGAGGGCGACACCGAGGCCTACGAGCGCATCAAGGAGTTGACTCGCGGCCGGCGGGCGACGCTGGAGGAGTTCCGGGAGCTGTTCGAGGACCTCGATGTCGAGGAGTCGGTTCGGGCGGAACTGCGCGCGCTCACGCCGGCCGACTACACCGGTCTCGGCGCCGAGTTGGTGGACGAACTGGACTGA
- a CDS encoding PaaI family thioesterase, whose product MTDVNHRMLEQHEHLRDLGLVIEEQRTGYVRLSLPYDESLGNPGTGFLQGGVVATLVDHAGSATLRTTLDDPGGTPHATTELNVSYVRPATGDLTAEGSVVRTGGSTGVVRVDVSSAEDDETVAVGRVSLHIDR is encoded by the coding sequence ATGACCGACGTCAACCACCGGATGCTCGAGCAGCACGAGCACCTCCGGGACCTGGGGCTCGTGATCGAGGAGCAGCGGACGGGGTACGTTCGCCTCTCGTTGCCGTACGACGAATCGCTCGGGAACCCGGGGACCGGCTTCCTGCAGGGGGGCGTGGTCGCAACGCTCGTCGACCACGCCGGCAGCGCGACCCTCCGAACGACGCTCGATGACCCCGGCGGAACGCCGCACGCCACCACGGAGTTGAACGTCAGTTACGTCCGTCCGGCGACCGGCGACCTGACGGCCGAGGGGTCGGTCGTTCGGACCGGCGGCTCGACGGGCGTCGTCCGCGTGGACGTATCCTCGGCCGAGGACGACGAGACGGTCGCGGTCGGTCGCGTGTCGCTGCACATCGACCGGTAG
- the lysA gene encoding diaminopimelate decarboxylase produces the protein MSLTASPAVRRLADWDDDRLQRLADEYGTPLYVTDHDRIRENFVRFEAAFDFAHVMYAAKANTGRAVIRTLYDAGADVECAAAGELHRALAAGVAAEDLQYTAVNPPDGDLDYAVDLWADTPELTVTAGAEMTLDRLAERGFDGRLALRVNPGIGTGHHEKVATGKDAKFGLPYDEVERVAEAARERFDLVGLHAHVGSGVLADDLEDHRRALRKVADLAERVGGLEFLDLGGGFGVPYRPDADPLDLEAAAAMIREVTAGVDATVALEPGRYLVADAGALLTRVNTIKQTPGTRVVGVDAGLTDMIRPAMFDAYHHVRNVTGPDREPVASSVGGPLCTSADVFCTDRPIPRPEAGDLLAVGNVGAYGIDLASQFHSQPRPAEVAIEGDDERVTRRRETFDDLTRLEDEAPGVE, from the coding sequence ATGAGTCTTACCGCCTCGCCGGCCGTCAGGCGCCTCGCCGACTGGGACGACGACCGGCTCCAGCGGCTCGCCGACGAGTACGGCACGCCGCTGTACGTGACCGACCACGACCGAATTCGGGAGAACTTCGTCCGGTTCGAGGCCGCCTTCGACTTCGCCCACGTCATGTACGCCGCCAAGGCCAACACCGGGCGGGCGGTGATACGGACGCTGTACGACGCCGGTGCCGACGTCGAGTGTGCCGCCGCCGGGGAACTCCACCGGGCGCTGGCGGCCGGCGTCGCCGCCGAGGACCTCCAGTACACCGCCGTCAACCCGCCGGACGGCGACCTCGACTACGCGGTCGACCTCTGGGCGGACACCCCCGAGTTGACGGTGACGGCGGGCGCCGAGATGACGCTGGATCGGCTCGCCGAGCGCGGCTTCGACGGCCGGCTCGCGCTCCGGGTCAACCCCGGCATCGGGACGGGCCACCACGAGAAGGTCGCCACCGGCAAGGACGCGAAGTTCGGCCTGCCCTACGACGAGGTCGAACGCGTCGCCGAGGCGGCACGGGAGCGGTTCGACCTCGTGGGTCTGCACGCCCACGTCGGCAGCGGCGTCCTCGCCGACGACCTCGAGGACCACCGCCGCGCCCTCCGGAAGGTGGCCGACCTCGCCGAGCGGGTCGGCGGCCTGGAGTTCCTCGACCTGGGCGGCGGATTCGGCGTTCCCTACCGGCCCGACGCGGACCCGCTGGACCTCGAGGCCGCGGCGGCGATGATCCGGGAGGTGACGGCGGGCGTCGACGCGACGGTCGCGCTGGAGCCGGGACGGTACCTCGTGGCCGACGCCGGGGCGCTCCTGACCCGGGTCAACACCATCAAGCAGACCCCCGGGACACGCGTCGTCGGCGTCGACGCCGGGCTGACCGACATGATCAGGCCGGCGATGTTCGACGCCTACCACCACGTCCGCAACGTGACCGGTCCCGACCGCGAGCCGGTCGCCTCGAGCGTCGGCGGCCCGCTGTGTACCAGCGCCGATGTCTTCTGTACCGACCGGCCGATCCCCCGCCCGGAGGCGGGCGACCTGCTGGCGGTCGGCAACGTCGGCGCCTACGGCATCGATCTGGCCAGCCAGTTCCACTCCCAGCCCCGGCCCGCCGAGGTCGCAATCGAGGGCGACGACGAGCGCGTGACGCGCCGGCGGGAGACGTTCGACGACCTCACGCGGCTGGAGGACGAGGCGCCCGGCGTCGAGTGA
- a CDS encoding winged helix-turn-helix domain-containing protein codes for MEDEPTILLVGDDAAFAERFVEVASDGYRVRRVRDGGQAVEAASDGVALVAVDERGDGVGPRRFPERLRADGYDGRVLALHESDPGATGPAVDDHLVAPLAATALRDAVEELVAPAVSGPDATVFEALGDAKARRCCRALVEAPLSASELADATGYSLPTVYRRLEELQAAGLVEASTRIRDGGGNCEVYRTVTTAVRVDIEDGFRVDVERETDGSRV; via the coding sequence ATGGAAGACGAGCCCACGATTCTCCTCGTCGGTGACGATGCGGCCTTCGCCGAGCGGTTCGTCGAGGTGGCGTCCGACGGGTACCGGGTCCGGAGGGTACGAGACGGCGGGCAGGCAGTCGAGGCGGCGAGCGACGGCGTCGCCCTCGTCGCCGTCGACGAGCGGGGCGACGGGGTCGGCCCGCGACGCTTCCCCGAACGCCTCCGAGCGGATGGGTACGACGGGCGGGTTCTCGCGCTCCACGAGTCGGACCCGGGCGCGACCGGGCCGGCGGTCGACGACCACCTGGTCGCGCCGCTTGCGGCGACTGCCCTCCGGGACGCGGTCGAGGAACTGGTGGCGCCGGCCGTCTCCGGCCCCGACGCGACCGTCTTCGAGGCGCTCGGGGACGCCAAGGCCCGCCGCTGCTGTCGGGCACTCGTCGAGGCGCCCCTCAGTGCGAGCGAACTGGCGGACGCGACCGGCTACTCGCTGCCGACCGTCTACCGCCGCCTCGAGGAACTCCAGGCGGCCGGACTGGTCGAGGCCAGCACCAGGATACGCGACGGCGGCGGGAACTGCGAGGTCTACCGGACGGTGACGACGGCGGTCCGGGTCGACATCGAGGACGGGTTCCGGGTCGACGTCGAGCGCGAAACCGACGGATCCCGGGTCTGA
- a CDS encoding DUF4112 domain-containing protein has protein sequence MADELAAPLDEQFDGEMALPDSVDEAAVRRMRFVAYLLDESVRVPGTSIRVGLDPILGIVPGGGDAVSAALSAYIVVESARLGVPFLTLLRMVANVSLDFAVGSVPVLGTLFDAVWKANKRNFELALSELSTATEEESDDAEPVTIAVE, from the coding sequence ATGGCTGACGAACTCGCGGCGCCGCTGGACGAACAGTTCGACGGCGAGATGGCGCTTCCCGACTCCGTCGACGAGGCGGCGGTCCGGCGGATGCGGTTCGTCGCGTACCTCCTCGACGAGAGCGTCCGGGTACCCGGAACGAGCATCCGGGTCGGTCTGGACCCCATCCTCGGTATCGTTCCCGGCGGCGGGGACGCCGTCTCCGCGGCGCTGTCGGCGTACATCGTCGTCGAGTCGGCACGGCTGGGCGTCCCGTTCCTGACCCTTCTCCGGATGGTCGCCAACGTCTCGCTGGACTTCGCAGTCGGTTCGGTGCCCGTCCTCGGGACCCTCTTCGACGCCGTCTGGAAGGCCAACAAGCGCAACTTCGAACTCGCGCTGTCGGAACTGTCGACGGCGACGGAGGAGGAGTCCGACGACGCCGAACCGGTCACCATCGCCGTCGAGTAG
- a CDS encoding 2,3,4,5-tetrahydropyridine-2,6-dicarboxylate N-succinyltransferase has product MSALEDDVRDLQRRYESGLSAEEAGADEHAILEDFLAALEAGEVRAAEKRDGEWQANEWVKQGILLNFGLRDIETHSYGGVDYHDVLPLRETDDLPDRGTRNTPDGTVVRRGAYVGSDAILMSPSFVNIGAHVGDGTLVDSCDTVGSAAQIGDGVKLGANTLIGGVLEPVEAAPVVVEDGVSLGAGCRVTSGFVVGADSVVGENTLLTPRIPVYDLVEEEVVYGHLPPERRAFTRFVESSVGEHDLFEGGAYKPAVVATDLETETLEATRREDALRDN; this is encoded by the coding sequence ATGAGCGCGCTCGAAGACGACGTTCGGGACCTGCAGCGGCGCTACGAGTCGGGACTGTCGGCCGAGGAGGCGGGCGCCGACGAACACGCGATACTCGAGGACTTCCTCGCGGCCCTGGAGGCCGGCGAGGTACGGGCCGCCGAGAAGCGAGACGGCGAGTGGCAGGCAAACGAGTGGGTCAAGCAGGGCATCCTGCTGAACTTCGGGCTGCGGGACATCGAGACCCACAGCTACGGCGGCGTCGACTACCACGACGTCCTGCCGCTCCGGGAGACTGACGACCTTCCCGACCGTGGCACGCGGAACACCCCGGACGGGACGGTCGTCCGCCGGGGCGCCTACGTCGGCAGCGACGCCATCCTGATGAGTCCCTCGTTCGTCAACATCGGCGCCCACGTCGGCGACGGGACGCTCGTCGACTCCTGTGACACCGTCGGGTCGGCCGCACAGATCGGCGACGGCGTCAAACTCGGCGCGAACACGCTTATCGGCGGCGTGCTGGAACCGGTCGAGGCCGCCCCGGTCGTCGTCGAGGACGGCGTCTCGCTGGGGGCGGGCTGTCGGGTCACCTCCGGGTTCGTCGTCGGAGCGGACAGCGTCGTCGGCGAGAACACGCTGTTGACGCCGCGAATCCCGGTGTACGACCTCGTCGAGGAGGAGGTCGTCTACGGCCACCTGCCGCCGGAGCGCCGCGCCTTCACCCGGTTCGTCGAGTCCAGCGTCGGCGAGCACGACCTCTTCGAGGGCGGCGCCTACAAGCCCGCCGTCGTCGCCACCGACCTCGAGACGGAGACGCTGGAGGCGACCCGCCGCGAGGACGCCCTGCGGGACAACTGA
- a CDS encoding ArsR/SmtB family transcription factor: MEPVLWQVLAGTRGGPNRARILRALDERPRNRNQLADELDLDYKTIEHHLEVLEDNGIVESTESDYGAVYLITDRTRHHWEKATEIMEEVQS; this comes from the coding sequence ATGGAACCGGTGCTGTGGCAGGTCCTCGCCGGGACGCGGGGCGGTCCGAACAGGGCTCGCATCCTGCGGGCGCTCGACGAGCGGCCCCGCAATCGCAACCAGCTGGCCGACGAGCTCGACCTCGACTACAAGACGATAGAGCACCATCTGGAGGTACTGGAGGACAACGGCATCGTCGAGAGCACCGAGTCGGACTACGGGGCGGTCTATCTCATCACCGACCGGACGCGACACCACTGGGAGAAAGCCACGGAGATAATGGAGGAGGTCCAATCATGA
- the dapB gene encoding 4-hydroxy-tetrahydrodipicolinate reductase: MKLVVAGATGRTGSEVVAEASRRGHDVEGVARSSDDVEDVRVYPADELPALLADADVLVDFTVPAASREHAALAAEAGVAYVVGTTGFDSGGTADLRAASESTAVLKASNFARGVQALLDVVAAGVEALPDYDVELTETHHSGKRDAPSGTARTVLDVVDEVRGEELDRTHGREGEHGREASEVGVHVRRAGTVRGEHEVLLAGNDEVLTLTHRAESRRVFAAGAVDAAEWLVGRDPGWYEFSEVL, from the coding sequence ATGAAACTCGTCGTCGCCGGTGCCACGGGCCGGACGGGCAGCGAGGTGGTCGCCGAGGCCAGTCGCCGCGGTCACGACGTCGAGGGCGTCGCCCGCTCGTCGGACGACGTCGAGGACGTCAGGGTCTACCCAGCCGACGAACTGCCCGCCCTGCTGGCGGACGCCGACGTACTCGTCGACTTCACGGTCCCGGCGGCCAGCCGCGAACACGCCGCCCTCGCCGCCGAGGCGGGCGTCGCCTACGTCGTCGGCACGACGGGATTCGACTCCGGCGGCACCGCCGACCTGCGGGCGGCCAGCGAGTCGACGGCCGTGCTGAAGGCCTCGAACTTCGCCCGGGGCGTCCAGGCGCTGCTTGACGTCGTCGCCGCGGGCGTCGAGGCCCTGCCCGACTACGACGTCGAGTTGACCGAGACCCACCACAGCGGCAAGCGCGACGCCCCCAGCGGGACGGCGAGGACGGTGCTGGATGTCGTCGACGAGGTCCGCGGCGAGGAACTGGACCGCACGCACGGCCGCGAGGGGGAACACGGCCGCGAGGCCTCGGAGGTCGGCGTCCACGTCCGCCGGGCCGGGACGGTCCGCGGCGAACACGAGGTGCTCCTGGCGGGCAACGACGAGGTGCTGACGCTGACCCACCGCGCCGAATCGAGGCGGGTGTTCGCCGCCGGCGCCGTCGACGCCGCCGAGTGGCTCGTCGGCCGCGACCCCGGCTGGTACGAGTTCTCCGAGGTGCTGTAG
- the dapA gene encoding 4-hydroxy-tetrahydrodipicolinate synthase: MTHDTFTGVFPAMTTPFHDDESIDHDTLRAHARRLEAAGVDGLVPVGTTGESATMSHDEHVEVVETVVDAVDDVPVIAGSGSNNTREALDLSERAADAGADGLLLISPYYNRPEPDGMEEHFRAVADAVDLPQIIYNVPSRTGRNIAVESAVALAEHENVVGYKAASGDLNRTNEVVERTRNENFAVLSGDDALTLPVVAQGGTGCISVAANVEPERVVALVGSALAGDLDRARELQYELGDLFRALFAESNPIPINEAMEMRGIHSATMRSPLCPLQPETRQRLRRVLEDLE, encoded by the coding sequence ATGACACACGACACGTTCACCGGCGTCTTCCCCGCGATGACGACGCCGTTCCACGACGACGAGAGCATCGACCACGACACGCTTCGCGCCCACGCACGGCGCCTGGAGGCGGCGGGCGTCGACGGCCTCGTGCCGGTCGGCACGACCGGCGAGTCGGCGACGATGAGCCACGACGAACACGTCGAGGTCGTCGAGACGGTCGTCGACGCCGTCGACGACGTGCCCGTCATCGCCGGCAGCGGGTCGAACAACACCCGCGAGGCGCTGGACCTCTCCGAGCGGGCCGCCGACGCGGGCGCCGACGGCCTGCTTCTCATCTCGCCGTACTACAACCGGCCGGAACCGGACGGCATGGAGGAACACTTCCGGGCCGTCGCCGACGCCGTCGACCTGCCGCAAATCATCTACAACGTCCCGAGTCGGACCGGCCGCAACATCGCCGTCGAGTCCGCCGTCGCGCTGGCTGAACACGAGAACGTCGTCGGCTACAAGGCCGCGAGCGGCGACCTCAACCGGACCAACGAGGTCGTAGAGCGGACCCGCAACGAGAACTTCGCGGTGCTGTCCGGCGACGACGCGCTGACGCTGCCCGTCGTCGCCCAGGGCGGTACCGGCTGTATCTCCGTGGCCGCGAACGTCGAACCCGAGCGCGTCGTCGCCCTGGTCGGATCGGCGCTGGCCGGCGACCTCGACCGCGCCCGCGAACTCCAGTACGAACTGGGCGACCTCTTCCGGGCGCTGTTCGCCGAGAGCAACCCAATCCCCATCAACGAGGCCATGGAGATGCGGGGAATCCACTCGGCGACGATGCGGTCGCCGCTCTGTCCGCTGCAGCCGGAGACCCGCCAGCGACTGCGCCGAGTCCTCGAGGACCTGGAATGA
- a CDS encoding acyl-CoA dehydrogenase family protein yields the protein MVLGETEMHDLIRESVREIASDFDHDYWREHVEEKRFPTEYWEALADDGWLGVAIPEEYGGEGMGMLEMTIIIEELSRGGGQGGIVFVLTPVFGGIGITRHGSEAQKREYLPKIADGEMRFCMALTEPQAGTNTLNIETTAEETDEGWRVSGEKTFISGVENADTMLLVARTSEFDPSNPTHGVTLFLVDDPTERDGISLSEVETSVPWFEKQYAVRYDDLAVREEDVLGTVDGGLYLLWDTLNTERIGGAASALGGGLRAVDLAVDYAGDREVFGAPIGSHQAIQHPIAESYAKLTAAREVTYKAAKKWDEDEDCGMEANAAKLLTSRFGTEAADRAIQAHGGNGFTPEYEVFAIWQNLRLTQTAPVSNEMVLNYIGEHELGMPRSY from the coding sequence ATGGTTCTGGGCGAGACGGAGATGCACGACCTCATCCGCGAGTCGGTCCGGGAGATAGCGTCCGATTTCGACCACGACTACTGGCGCGAGCACGTCGAAGAGAAGCGGTTCCCGACGGAGTACTGGGAGGCGCTGGCCGACGACGGCTGGCTCGGCGTCGCCATCCCCGAGGAGTACGGCGGCGAGGGGATGGGGATGCTCGAGATGACCATCATCATCGAGGAGCTGTCCCGCGGCGGTGGTCAGGGCGGCATCGTCTTCGTCCTCACGCCGGTGTTCGGCGGGATCGGCATCACCCGCCACGGCAGCGAGGCACAGAAACGGGAGTACCTCCCCAAAATCGCGGACGGCGAGATGCGATTCTGCATGGCGCTGACCGAACCGCAGGCGGGGACGAACACGCTCAACATCGAGACGACCGCCGAGGAGACCGACGAGGGGTGGCGCGTCAGCGGCGAGAAGACGTTCATCTCGGGCGTCGAGAACGCCGACACGATGCTCTTGGTCGCTCGCACCTCCGAGTTCGACCCCTCGAACCCGACCCACGGCGTCACGCTGTTCCTCGTCGACGACCCGACCGAACGCGATGGCATCTCGCTGTCGGAGGTCGAGACCTCCGTCCCGTGGTTCGAGAAGCAGTACGCCGTCCGCTACGACGACCTGGCGGTCCGCGAGGAGGACGTCCTCGGGACGGTCGACGGCGGCCTCTACCTGCTGTGGGACACGCTGAACACCGAACGCATCGGCGGCGCGGCCTCGGCGCTCGGCGGCGGCCTCCGGGCGGTCGACCTCGCGGTCGACTACGCCGGCGACCGCGAGGTGTTCGGCGCGCCCATCGGCTCCCACCAGGCCATCCAGCACCCCATCGCCGAATCGTACGCGAAACTGACGGCCGCCCGCGAGGTGACGTACAAGGCGGCCAAGAAGTGGGACGAGGACGAGGACTGCGGGATGGAGGCCAACGCCGCGAAACTCCTGACCTCGCGGTTCGGGACGGAGGCCGCCGACCGCGCCATCCAGGCCCACGGCGGCAACGGGTTCACCCCCGAGTACGAGGTGTTCGCCATCTGGCAGAACCTCCGCCTCACCCAGACGGCGCCCGTCTCCAACGAGATGGTGCTGAACTACATCGGCGAGCACGAACTCGGGATGCCGCGCTCGTACTGA
- a CDS encoding M48 family metalloprotease, whose protein sequence is MRHVGLKARMAVVGSILFGFYMLLAIVAMAYGAPLVLVLLGTVLFAGFQYKFGKWAALRSVRAEDMPEDRYPNVHQSVERLCSEMDLEKPALKVADMGVPNAFAVGRRGAGVVVVSTELMHLLDHDELEAVLAHELAHIDNRDVITMVMGQAVASLLGFAAYFAIAFSREGGIGNIILGYVASIVVQSVAMVFVLAISRYREYVADDDAARHVGGDAMAEALEKISTAGTRGDAELDDNVSALCIFGGERSALERLFATHPPIEKRIEAVRGVEREYY, encoded by the coding sequence ATGCGACACGTCGGACTCAAGGCCCGGATGGCGGTCGTCGGGAGCATCCTGTTCGGCTTCTACATGCTCCTGGCGATCGTCGCGATGGCCTACGGCGCCCCGCTCGTACTCGTACTGCTGGGGACGGTGCTGTTCGCCGGCTTCCAGTACAAGTTCGGCAAGTGGGCCGCCCTCCGGAGCGTCCGCGCCGAGGACATGCCCGAGGACAGGTACCCGAACGTCCACCAGTCGGTCGAGCGCCTCTGTTCGGAGATGGACCTCGAGAAGCCCGCGCTGAAGGTCGCCGACATGGGCGTCCCGAACGCCTTCGCGGTCGGCCGCCGTGGGGCGGGCGTCGTCGTCGTCTCGACGGAGCTGATGCACCTGCTCGATCACGACGAACTTGAGGCGGTGCTGGCCCACGAACTCGCCCACATCGACAACCGCGACGTCATCACGATGGTGATGGGCCAGGCCGTCGCCTCGCTGCTCGGCTTCGCGGCCTACTTCGCCATCGCCTTCTCGCGGGAGGGCGGCATCGGGAACATCATCCTCGGCTACGTCGCCTCCATCGTCGTCCAGTCGGTGGCGATGGTGTTCGTGCTCGCCATCTCGCGGTACCGGGAGTACGTCGCCGACGACGACGCCGCCCGGCACGTCGGCGGCGACGCGATGGCAGAGGCCCTGGAGAAGATCTCGACGGCCGGCACGCGCGGCGACGCCGAACTCGACGACAACGTCTCGGCGCTGTGTATCTTCGGCGGCGAGCGGTCCGCCCTGGAGCGGCTCTTTGCGACCCACCCGCCGATCGAGAAGCGCATCGAGGCGGTCCGGGGCGTCGAGCGCGAGTACTACTGA